Within the Maridesulfovibrio zosterae DSM 11974 genome, the region GAAAAAAGTTTATTAATTCTTGGAGATAATGCTGGAGAAATCGGACTTGATACCGTGCTGGTAGAGTTGCTTAAGCAAGAAGGGATCAAGATTACTTATGCTGTTCGTGGATGCAATATCTTGAATGATGCTACTCTGGTTGATGCTAAATTTGTCGGTATGACAGATCTTTGTGATGTTATTACTTCCGGTGTAGATACTCCTGGAACTGTTCTAGACAGATGCAGTGCTGATTTTCGTTTCGTACTCGATGCAGCTCCTGTTATATTAAGTAAAGGGCAGGGGAATTTTGAATCTCTCTGGGGCGTGATTCCAAATGTTTTTTATGCTTTTAAAGTGAAGTGTCCTGTTGTGGCTGACATAACCGGACATCCTGTTAAAAGCTCTCTATTTTGTCAGGAGAGTTAAATTATGCAGAATTGAGGGGTTTTTCTTCAGGCTTACTTTACCTTTTGCTTACTTCTGCTTTAACAACTTATATCAGATTGATAATGATAAAATCACTTACAGGTGGCTATGGCTTTGTTTAGATTTAAGAAATTATTCTGGGTACTATTTATCCTCTTTGACTTTTGCATTCTGGCGGCATTCTGCGGAGGAATTTATTATCTGGAATCAGATGCACCACGTACAGAGTTTGAAACTTTCTTAAGTGCGAAACTCGGGCGAAAGGTTGTGTTTAATAATAATTTCGATCTGATATTTTATCCATGGCTTGGCTTGAATACTGGGCCAATTGCCATAAGTTCGGCTACGGATGCAGAATATCCACAGCAGCTTATGGTTAAAAATGTAGATTTTAAAGTTCGACTGATACCTCTTCTCTTCGGTGATCTTGAGGTGGATACCATCATTGTTGATTCACCTGTTTTCCGCATGAATCGCGGGAATAACGGAAAGTTGGACCTGCCAAGTATGAATGGTGATGAGAAAGGTGAAATAGAGGCTCCTTCCTCCCGTATTTTTAAGTCTATTTCTGTCCGGGGAATGAATGTAGTTAATGCAACGTATATTTATAAAGATATAGCTTCCGGTAATTCATTCAACGTCTCAGGGGTTAACGTCAGGACAGGATTGCTGCGCAAAAATACTCCTTTGGCTTTTGATATAACAGCTATGCTGGATACTGATTTTTTAGATCTTTCAGCAATAACTAATATTAAAGGTCTAGTAGATTTTTCTCGAAGTAAACGAACTGTCTCTCTTTCAGATACCTCTGTTTCGGTCTCTGTTAAAAGTCCTGAGTTGCTTGGACCTGGCGAAAGTATTCAGGGGATCGCTAATCTCGAATGTAATCTTGTTGAGGGACTGATCGATGTTAAAGGTTTAGTCATCCAAGGGGCAGGCTTGAGACTTTCAGGGGCGGCGGTATGTCGTGATATATATAATTCTCCAGATTTTAAAGGAAGCCTTAAATCTACACGTTTTGACCCTAAGGCTGTCTTTTCGAAATTTACTCCCGTACCTATTCCTTCAGATATCAAAGATATTTTTAATAGTGCTTCATTTGCAGTTGATTTTCATTCTACTCTTGAGAAAACAGAACTCAGCAATATGGTTTTGAAAGTAGATAAAACATCAATTCAAGGTGTTTTTTCACTTAAGGATTATAAGCATCCATGGGCTGAATTTGATGTAAGTGTTGATTCTATAGGGCTTGATCCGTATTCAAGACTTTTTAAGTTGGGTAAAAATATAAGCTCAGAGGATAAAATTTCTTCAAGTGCAGGGGATCATAAGATTGAGTCTAAACCTAAAAGGTTCTATTTTAGAGATCTCATTATTGCTGATTTAGTGCATAAACTACCTTGTAAAGGTAAGCTTGAGATTGGAGAACTGACATACTCTGGAATGAAGCTTGATAATACACGTCTTGCTATTTCTCCCGGCCCCCAAATTGCCAACCTCAGTATTGGTAAGGGGTCGTATCTTGACGGAGATTTTTCTTTGATGGCAGATCTCGGCTTTAATGAGAAAAATGAAAGCGATATTTTATTTCTTTCCGCAAAAGGGGCGGTCTCACCTTTTTCTTTAATTAAAATTCCAGCAAAGATTGAAAAGGTGAGTTTTCGTTCCGGTAAGGCTGGCCTAAAACTGAAAAGCTTTACATCACATGGTAAAACTTTGGTTGAACTGGTCAGAAATATTAAATTAAATCTGGTTGCTGAGGCGAAAAGAGTTGCTGCCAGCTTAAGTCATAAAGATATTCCTGCTAAGTATCGTAATATTCATGCAGATTCATTTACTTTTGGACTGGCTGTTTCTCCGCTTTCGGGAAAAGCTTTAGAAGGTCATGCTGGAAGGAATGCACGGATTAAATTTGCTGCTGTTTTGTTGAAACCTGATCTAAAACTTGATGGAAACTTTAACGGTGAAATTTTTAGCAGACGCGCAAAACCGGATTCTTTTGTCTTTAAGAATAGTAATTTTGATTTATCCTTCAGCGGTAACGGTATTTCGACAATTAAAAAAGAGACGCGGCTTGTCCTTGGCGGCGAGGGGAGTTTTAAAGAACGGAGTTTAAAACTAGATAATTTTTCAATACAAAGTGGTAAAATTAACCTTAAAGGTGATGTTGATGCCAAAAATATTGGTGCAGAAACAGCCTCAGCGTCCGGTCATTTGAAATTGGGTAATACAAAGTGTGACGAATTCTTTAGTTTATTCGGAGTTTCGAAGCCTGAAACTCAAGACAAAAATGCTTTCGATTCTGTTGAATTTGATACAGTTTTTCAGCTCAATGGTGAAAATCTAAATTTGCATGTTAACCATTGCAGGCTTGATAATGCGACAGCGACAGGTACTTTTGAGTTGGTAGATTTCAAAAAGCCGGTACTTAATTTTGTTATTAATGGCGATAATATCGATATAGATACGTTTTTACCGCCAGAAGACAACTCTGATACTGATGAGCAGAAAAATGGAGTTGCTAAACCGGCTGTGAAACTCCCTGAATGGCAGTTTCCTGATGCTATGTTGAGCGCAATTAATGCAAAAGGAAAGGTTGTTTGTAACTATTTTCGAATATTTGATTTTGGCGCAAGTAAAATCAGTGCTGATGTCGATATGAAAAACTCTATCATAGGTATCCATAATATTAGCGCAAAGTTTCATGAAGGTAATCTTGCCGGTAAACTTGATTTAGGACTGTATAACGGGACAGTGAGTCTTGATACTGATTTTGAGGCCAGAGGTTTTGAGGCCGGCTTATTTTTTTCTGATTATACTGGGCATGATTATGTGAAAGGTTTGACAAGTGCATCGCTCCAATTAAAGGGATATTCGACGGCAAATGAGAATTTTACAAATACCATGACTGGTAAGCTGTTGTTTAAAATTACTGATGGTTCTTACTTGTTTGCCGGTTCGACTGGACAGGGTAAGAAAAGTAAAAAACAGTCCAGCCCGACAAAATTTTCTGTTATGAATGGTGCAATTCAGGGTGAAAAAGGTGATTTTAAAGTTAATGATTATCTTCTGAAAACCAATTATCTTACTGCAACCGCAAGAGGTGGATTTAGTTTTCCCAAAGATTCTATTGATCTTCGTGTAAATGCAGATATTATTCAATTGCCTAATATGTATCTAAAAATTGTGAATGCTTTATTTGATGCTATAACAGGGGTGAATGTAAACGTTACTGGAAAGCTGAATGATCCGAAAGTGGAAGTAAAAGGATTAGAGCGTTGGAGTGATGTTTTAGGTGATGTGCTCGGTTTGCCGGAAGAGTCTTTTATGTTTTTCAGAAGGCTTATATTCTGATATGGTTCATTTAATTAAAATTGCTATGAAATAAAATTATGTGCGTTTAATCAGTTCCATCAGGAGGGAATGATGACTGGAGGAAGACTGGCTAACAGAGTTTCAGATTTTTTTCTTCATGATATATGGGACTGGAGTTCACATCATGTAAATGGTCCGCTTAAAGTTTTATATACTTTTGCCCGGGTGGCATATCTCGTTGCTATCGGTTTTTTAAAAGATCAGTGCATTATCAGAGCATCAGCCCTTACATTTACTACCATGCTTTCCATTGTTCCTTTTATTGCTGTCGCTTTTTCACTTATGAAAGGGATGGGGTTTCAAGATTCGGCTTTTATTCACGATATGCTGCTGAAAGTCTCTGCAGGTAGAGAAGAGGTCGTTGCTAAGATACTTGAATATGTGGATAATACTAACGTTCAGACTCTTGGCTGGGTAGGTGTTGCTACTTTGCTTTTTACCGTCCTTTCAACTGTAGGTACAATCGAGAAAGCTTTCAATATTATTTGGGATGTCTCCAAAGGACGGACTTTCTGGAGAAAATTTACTGATTTTTTCTCTGTCATTTTTATTTGTCCAGTCGCGGTTATTGTTGCTACGAGTGTCAGTATTTCTATTAGGCGTCAGACTCTTTTGCATTCATTTGAAGGTGTTTACGGTATTTCTGAGCTGGAATCATTTATTATGAAGCTTGCACCTCTGGTTTTGATCTGGCTGTCATTTACATTTGTTTATGCTTTCATGCCGAATACGCGGGTACGTGTCAGAAGTGCACTGGCTGGAGGAATTGTTGCCGGTACTATCTGGCATATGGCCCAATGGGCATATATAAACTGGCAGGTAGGAGTCAGTAAATATAATGCAATTTATGGAAGTTTTGCTCAGTTACCGCTTTTTTTGCTTTGGCTTTATTTCAGTTGGATTATCGTTCTTCTCGGGTCCGAGATAAGTTATGCTGTCCAGAATGTGATGATGTATCGTCAGCAGAGATTCATGCCTGATGCCGGAGTTGAGGATATGCAGAAATTTTCCATTTTAGCCTTGAGTTATATGAGTACTCGTTTTGAAAGAGCCGAACCTCCTTATGATCTTGAAGAACTTGCCGCTGAAATGGGGGTTCCGGTTCGGTTTATATCTAATCTGCTGGATAAGTTTGCAGAAGGAGGCATATTGCTGAAGGCAAAAGATGAGGATCGGGAAATTTATACATTCGCTCTTTCTCCAGAAAAGATATCTTTGCTGCGGGTGATGAATATATTATCTGGAAGCGGTACTGGGGCCAGTTCTGCTGTTGACAGTCCCGGGATGGAATTTGTTTCAAAATTGATGAACGATATCAAACAGATTATTCGTGAATCTGGAAGAGATATAAGTCTATCCGAGTGCGCTGTGGAGATGGACAGAGCGCTGGCAGAAGACAAAGCCGACTCTGCAATGGTTGCTGCTTTGGAGGAACAGTTTTCAGGCTAAAAGCAATTGTGCTATAATTACTGACATTTTGTCTTTTTTAAGGCATTGCCCCATGAACAGGGGGGCATATGAAATTTTCCGGTATTAATCTTTTAGATGAATTGAAAAGGTCTGATTTTGGAGAGTTGCGTTCTATTTTCAGCGAGCGCAAAGCCAAGAAAGGGGCAATAGTTTTTACTCCCGAAAGTGATGAAGATCTTGTCTTCATCGTTTCAGAGGGGCGGGTGAGAATTTATCTTGCCTATGGAGCCAAAGAGTTCACTCTTGGTATTCTTGAACCGGGAGATTTGTATTCATCGCATGCAGGGTGCTTCGTACAGGCTTATGAGGATAGTGTTATTCTTGTTACAGGAGTTCAATCTGTTAAGCGCTGTATGGCTGAAGTTCCTGTTTTTAACCGTACTATGGTTCGTGTTCTGGGTAAAATTTTGCAGAATTCATTTTCTGTAATTAATGGATTGGTTTTTAAGGATATAAATTCACGTCTTTGTAGTTACCTCCTTAAAGAAGCTCAGGATTCAGGTATTTCTGGTGAAAAAGGAATCAAAATTAATCTGGACCTGACCACTGAACAGCTTTCTCTTCTTCTTGGTGCAACGCGCCAGACAGTATCTACTCTTCTTAATAATATGGTTCGAGATGAAATTCTGATTAAGCAGGGACGTTCCAGCTGGCTTATTCCTGATTTAGAAAAATTAGAATTGCTTTCTGAAAATTGATATATGTTTTATTATTGTATTTCCTGAGTTAAAAATTTTGTTCGTAAAATATACCTGATTTGTCGGATATCCGACAAACATAATCAGCCTGATAGCTTATGGTTTATCCAGTGGAATAAACGCTATAGCATTTCACGCTGTAGTGGGAAAACAGGGAGGATATATTTATGGCAAAAGCACCTCGTCCAGCAGAAGAACTTTCTATCTGGGAAGATGCTCAGGCAATGATTAATAAAGCCAGAGTTGAGGGTATTGAGACTGTTCATGAGAGGTTACAGCAGCAGACTCCGCACTGTAAGTTCTGTGAGCTCGGTACCAGCTGTCGTATTTGTACTATGGGACCATGTAAGATTACTCCTAAATCTCCGCGCGGTGTTTGCGGAGCTGATGCGGATGTTATTGTAGCAAGAAATTTCGGGCGTTTTGTGGCTGGAGGGTCAGCAGGACATTCTGATCATGGTCGTGACCTCATTGAAGTGCTTGAAGCTATTGTTGAGGGTGATACTGATGATTATAAGATTACCGATGAAGCCAAGCTTATAAGGATTTCCGCAGAGGTGGGCATAGAAACTGAAGGACGTGAGCTTAAGGATATTGCCCGCGATGCTATAGAAATGTTTTTCGCTGATTTCGGAAGTCGTAAAAAGCAGGTCTCCTTTCTTTCACGAGTGCCTCAGAAACGTAAAGATATCTGGGAAAAGCTGGGCATGACTCCACGCGGTGTTGACCGTGAAATAGCTGAAATGATGCACCGTACCCACATGGGGTGTGATAACGATGCTCCTAATACTCTTATACACGCAGCACGAACAGCTTTATCAGACGGTTGGGGCGGCTCAATGATCGGTACAGAGCTTTCGGATGTTATTTTCGGAACCCCAAGTCCTTCCATGTCTCAGGCTAATCTTGGAGTTATCAAGGAAGAGAAAGTCAATATTCTTGTTCACGGACATAATCCGGTAGTTTCAGAAATGATTTTAGCTGCCGCACGTGATCCTGAAATTGTGGCCGAAGCAAAGGCTGCCGGAGCTGAAGGAATTAACATTGCCGGATTATGCTGTACCGGTAATGAATTGCTTATGCGTAAGGGAATTCCCATGGCCGGTAACCATCTTATGACTGAGCTGGCAATTTTAACCGGAGCAGTCGAGGCGGTTGTTGT harbors:
- a CDS encoding Crp/Fnr family transcriptional regulator, which codes for MKFSGINLLDELKRSDFGELRSIFSERKAKKGAIVFTPESDEDLVFIVSEGRVRIYLAYGAKEFTLGILEPGDLYSSHAGCFVQAYEDSVILVTGVQSVKRCMAEVPVFNRTMVRVLGKILQNSFSVINGLVFKDINSRLCSYLLKEAQDSGISGEKGIKINLDLTTEQLSLLLGATRQTVSTLLNNMVRDEILIKQGRSSWLIPDLEKLELLSEN
- a CDS encoding AsmA family protein; translated protein: MALFRFKKLFWVLFILFDFCILAAFCGGIYYLESDAPRTEFETFLSAKLGRKVVFNNNFDLIFYPWLGLNTGPIAISSATDAEYPQQLMVKNVDFKVRLIPLLFGDLEVDTIIVDSPVFRMNRGNNGKLDLPSMNGDEKGEIEAPSSRIFKSISVRGMNVVNATYIYKDIASGNSFNVSGVNVRTGLLRKNTPLAFDITAMLDTDFLDLSAITNIKGLVDFSRSKRTVSLSDTSVSVSVKSPELLGPGESIQGIANLECNLVEGLIDVKGLVIQGAGLRLSGAAVCRDIYNSPDFKGSLKSTRFDPKAVFSKFTPVPIPSDIKDIFNSASFAVDFHSTLEKTELSNMVLKVDKTSIQGVFSLKDYKHPWAEFDVSVDSIGLDPYSRLFKLGKNISSEDKISSSAGDHKIESKPKRFYFRDLIIADLVHKLPCKGKLEIGELTYSGMKLDNTRLAISPGPQIANLSIGKGSYLDGDFSLMADLGFNEKNESDILFLSAKGAVSPFSLIKIPAKIEKVSFRSGKAGLKLKSFTSHGKTLVELVRNIKLNLVAEAKRVAASLSHKDIPAKYRNIHADSFTFGLAVSPLSGKALEGHAGRNARIKFAAVLLKPDLKLDGNFNGEIFSRRAKPDSFVFKNSNFDLSFSGNGISTIKKETRLVLGGEGSFKERSLKLDNFSIQSGKINLKGDVDAKNIGAETASASGHLKLGNTKCDEFFSLFGVSKPETQDKNAFDSVEFDTVFQLNGENLNLHVNHCRLDNATATGTFELVDFKKPVLNFVINGDNIDIDTFLPPEDNSDTDEQKNGVAKPAVKLPEWQFPDAMLSAINAKGKVVCNYFRIFDFGASKISADVDMKNSIIGIHNISAKFHEGNLAGKLDLGLYNGTVSLDTDFEARGFEAGLFFSDYTGHDYVKGLTSASLQLKGYSTANENFTNTMTGKLLFKITDGSYLFAGSTGQGKKSKKQSSPTKFSVMNGAIQGEKGDFKVNDYLLKTNYLTATARGGFSFPKDSIDLRVNADIIQLPNMYLKIVNALFDAITGVNVNVTGKLNDPKVEVKGLERWSDVLGDVLGLPEESFMFFRRLIF
- a CDS encoding YihY/virulence factor BrkB family protein, translated to MTGGRLANRVSDFFLHDIWDWSSHHVNGPLKVLYTFARVAYLVAIGFLKDQCIIRASALTFTTMLSIVPFIAVAFSLMKGMGFQDSAFIHDMLLKVSAGREEVVAKILEYVDNTNVQTLGWVGVATLLFTVLSTVGTIEKAFNIIWDVSKGRTFWRKFTDFFSVIFICPVAVIVATSVSISIRRQTLLHSFEGVYGISELESFIMKLAPLVLIWLSFTFVYAFMPNTRVRVRSALAGGIVAGTIWHMAQWAYINWQVGVSKYNAIYGSFAQLPLFLLWLYFSWIIVLLGSEISYAVQNVMMYRQQRFMPDAGVEDMQKFSILALSYMSTRFERAEPPYDLEELAAEMGVPVRFISNLLDKFAEGGILLKAKDEDREIYTFALSPEKISLLRVMNILSGSGTGASSAVDSPGMEFVSKLMNDIKQIIRESGRDISLSECAVEMDRALAEDKADSAMVAALEEQFSG
- the cooS gene encoding anaerobic carbon-monoxide dehydrogenase catalytic subunit; the protein is MAKAPRPAEELSIWEDAQAMINKARVEGIETVHERLQQQTPHCKFCELGTSCRICTMGPCKITPKSPRGVCGADADVIVARNFGRFVAGGSAGHSDHGRDLIEVLEAIVEGDTDDYKITDEAKLIRISAEVGIETEGRELKDIARDAIEMFFADFGSRKKQVSFLSRVPQKRKDIWEKLGMTPRGVDREIAEMMHRTHMGCDNDAPNTLIHAARTALSDGWGGSMIGTELSDVIFGTPSPSMSQANLGVIKEEKVNILVHGHNPVVSEMILAAARDPEIVAEAKAAGAEGINIAGLCCTGNELLMRKGIPMAGNHLMTELAILTGAVEAVVVDYQCIMPSLVQISGCYHTRFIDTASKARFTGATHFDIHPHNALEQAREIVRLAVKAYGERDSSRVDIPCEPVEIMTGFSNEAVISALGGTLDPLVQAIANGDIRGAVGIVGCNNPKFKQDSMNVGLAKELIKKDILVLVTGCVTTAAGKAGLLVPDAIEMAGPGLKKICGSLGIPPVLHYGSCVDNARILQLCAALADALNVDISDLPVGASSPEWYSEKAAAIGLYAVASGIYTHLGHPPNILGSETVTNIAVSGLEDLVGASFVIEPDPVKAAELFDERIKAKRKGLGLSE